One segment of Bacteroides caecimuris DNA contains the following:
- a CDS encoding electron transfer flavoprotein subunit beta/FixA family protein, giving the protein MSLKIVVLAKQVPDTRNVGKDAMKADGTINRAALPAIFNPEDLNALEQALRLKDAHPGSTVTILTMGPGRAADIIREGLFRGADNGYLLTDRAFAGADTLATSYALATAIRKIGEYDIIIGGRQAIDGDTAQVGPQVAEKLGLTQITYAEEILEVGDGKIKVKRHIDGGVETVEGPLPIVITVNGSAAPCRPRNAKLVQKYKHAKTVTEKQQGNLDYTDLYDKRDYLNLAEWSVADVNGDLAQCGLSGSPTKVKAIQNIVFQAKESKTISGSDRDVEDLIVELLANHTIG; this is encoded by the coding sequence ATGAGTTTGAAAATTGTTGTATTGGCAAAACAAGTTCCCGACACACGCAACGTTGGGAAAGATGCCATGAAAGCCGACGGAACGATTAACCGTGCGGCACTCCCCGCCATCTTCAACCCCGAAGACCTGAATGCTCTCGAGCAAGCTCTCCGATTGAAAGATGCTCATCCAGGCTCTACCGTAACCATCCTGACAATGGGACCGGGACGGGCAGCCGACATTATTCGTGAAGGACTTTTCCGTGGTGCAGATAACGGTTACTTATTAACCGACCGTGCTTTCGCTGGTGCAGACACACTGGCTACGTCTTACGCACTTGCCACTGCCATCCGCAAAATCGGTGAGTATGACATTATTATCGGTGGTCGTCAGGCAATCGATGGTGACACGGCACAGGTAGGTCCGCAGGTAGCAGAAAAGCTGGGATTGACGCAAATCACATACGCAGAAGAAATTCTGGAAGTGGGCGATGGTAAGATTAAGGTGAAACGTCACATCGACGGTGGTGTTGAAACTGTAGAAGGCCCGCTGCCTATCGTGATTACTGTCAACGGTTCTGCAGCTCCTTGCCGTCCGCGTAACGCTAAATTGGTTCAGAAATACAAGCATGCCAAGACTGTGACTGAAAAACAGCAAGGCAATCTTGACTATACAGACCTGTATGACAAGCGCGATTATCTGAATCTGGCAGAATGGAGCGTAGCCGACGTAAACGGCGACCTCGCACAATGCGGTCTGTCCGGTTCGCCGACAAAAGTGAAAGCCATCCAGAACATCGTATTCCAGGCTAAAGAGAGCAAAACCATCAGCGGCAGCGACCGTGACGTGGAAGACCTGATTGTTGAACTATTAGCTAACCACACCATCGGATAA
- a CDS encoding GNAT family N-acetyltransferase, translating into MVQKTKIIVQKKNYTLRTWQTEDAASLAQYLNNKNIWNNCRDGLPYPYSQEDANVFLAMVQAKENIHDFCIEINGEAVGNIGFIPATDVERFSAEVGYWIGEPFWNQGIVTDALKKAINYYFEHTDKIRVFAVVFEHNSPSMRVLEKVGFTKVGIMQKAIFKNDNFMNAHYYELIK; encoded by the coding sequence ATGGTACAGAAAACAAAGATTATCGTGCAGAAGAAAAACTATACTCTCCGTACTTGGCAAACCGAAGATGCAGCATCATTAGCCCAATATCTCAATAACAAGAATATTTGGAATAACTGTCGTGACGGTCTCCCCTATCCTTATAGCCAGGAAGATGCTAACGTTTTTCTCGCTATGGTACAAGCAAAAGAAAACATTCATGATTTCTGCATTGAGATAAACGGAGAAGCAGTCGGAAATATCGGTTTTATACCCGCTACGGATGTAGAACGTTTTAGTGCAGAAGTGGGCTACTGGATTGGAGAACCTTTCTGGAACCAGGGAATCGTTACTGACGCCCTGAAAAAAGCTATCAACTATTATTTCGAACACACTGATAAAATACGTGTATTCGCAGTCGTATTTGAGCATAACTCCCCATCCATGCGGGTATTAGAGAAAGTGGGATTCACGAAAGTAGGAATTATGCAAAAGGCTATTTTCAAGAATGATAATTTCATGAACGCACATTATTATGAACTTATCAAATAA
- a CDS encoding DnaJ C-terminal domain-containing protein, whose translation MAYIDYYKILGVDKRASQDDIKKAFRKLARKYHPDLNPNDPSAKDKFQEINEANEVLSDPEKRKKYDEYGEHWKHADEFEAQKRAQQQAGGYGGAGGFGGFGGAGQGFSDGNGSYWYSSDGEGFSGGNASGFSDFFESMFGHRGGRGQGSAGFRGQDFNAELHLSLRNAAQTHKQILTVNGKQVRITIPAGVADGQVIKLKGYGAEGVNGGPTGDLYITFVIADDPVFKRLGDDLYVDVEVDLYSAILGGEKVIDTLDGKVKLKIKPETQNGTKVRLKGKGFPVYKKEGQFGDLIVTYSVKIPTNLTDKQKELFRQLQSMN comes from the coding sequence CTCAGGATGATATCAAAAAGGCTTTTCGTAAATTGGCCCGAAAATATCATCCTGACCTGAATCCCAATGACCCGAGTGCAAAGGATAAATTTCAGGAAATCAACGAAGCCAATGAAGTACTAAGTGATCCAGAGAAACGTAAAAAGTATGATGAGTACGGTGAACATTGGAAACATGCCGATGAATTCGAAGCGCAGAAACGTGCACAGCAGCAAGCCGGAGGCTATGGCGGTGCGGGAGGTTTCGGCGGATTCGGTGGTGCAGGTCAAGGTTTCTCCGACGGTAACGGAAGTTATTGGTATAGTTCCGATGGAGAGGGATTTTCCGGTGGCAATGCCAGTGGATTTTCCGATTTCTTCGAATCCATGTTCGGACATCGGGGAGGAAGAGGACAAGGCTCTGCGGGATTCCGCGGACAGGACTTTAATGCCGAACTTCATCTTTCCCTTCGTAATGCTGCTCAAACGCATAAGCAGATATTGACCGTCAATGGTAAACAAGTGCGTATCACTATCCCTGCCGGTGTAGCCGACGGACAGGTAATCAAACTGAAAGGCTACGGAGCCGAAGGTGTCAACGGAGGACCTACGGGCGACTTATACATTACGTTCGTGATAGCCGATGACCCGGTGTTCAAACGCCTGGGCGACGACCTATACGTAGATGTGGAAGTAGACCTTTACTCTGCTATATTGGGAGGTGAGAAAGTGATCGACACGCTGGATGGTAAAGTGAAACTGAAGATAAAGCCGGAAACGCAGAATGGTACGAAAGTCCGACTGAAAGGTAAAGGATTCCCGGTTTATAAGAAGGAAGGACAATTCGGTGACTTGATTGTGACCTATTCCGTCAAGATTCCTACGAACTTGACCGACAAACAGAAAGAGTTGTTCCGTCAATTACAGAGTATGAACTAA
- a CDS encoding GAF domain-containing protein, with product MAEDLIISTGNKEEKYRELLPQLHALVSTETDPIANLANIAAALKQTFGFFWVGFYLVKEDELVLGPFQGPIACTRIRLGRGVCGTAWKEARTLIVPDVEQFPGHIACSSDSKSEIVVPILQQGEVVGVLDIDSDELDSFDIIDARYLEEICTYIG from the coding sequence ATGGCAGAGGATTTAATCATCAGCACAGGAAATAAGGAAGAGAAATACCGGGAGTTACTTCCACAACTACACGCTTTGGTAAGTACGGAAACGGATCCCATAGCCAATCTTGCCAACATTGCGGCAGCGCTAAAACAGACTTTCGGTTTCTTCTGGGTAGGTTTTTACCTTGTGAAAGAGGATGAACTCGTACTGGGTCCGTTTCAGGGTCCCATTGCCTGTACCCGCATCCGCCTTGGCAGAGGAGTTTGCGGCACAGCCTGGAAAGAAGCGCGTACACTGATTGTTCCTGATGTAGAACAGTTTCCCGGACACATTGCTTGTAGTTCGGACTCGAAATCGGAAATAGTAGTACCGATCCTCCAACAGGGTGAAGTTGTTGGAGTGCTGGATATTGACAGTGATGAACTGGATAGTTTCGACATCATCGATGCACGCTATCTGGAAGAGATTTGTACGTATATTGGATAA
- a CDS encoding electron transfer flavoprotein subunit alpha/FixB family protein — MNNLFVYCEIEEGNVLDVSLELLTKGRSLANQLNCQLEAVVAGTGLKEIEKQILPYGVDKLHVFDGEGLYPYTSLPHTSILVNLFKEEQPQICLMGATVIGRDLGPRVSSALTSGLTADCTSLEIGDHEDKKEGKTYKNLLYQIRPAFGGNIVATIVNPEHRPQMATVREGVMKKEILSPTYQGEVIRHDVKKYVADTDYVVKVIERHVEKAKNNLKGSPIIVAGGYGVGSKENFDLLFDLAKELHAEVGASRAAVDAGFADHDRQIGQTGVTVRPKLYIACGISGQIQHIAGMQESGIIISINNDPDAPINTIADYVINGTIEEVVPKMIKYYKQNSK, encoded by the coding sequence ATGAATAACTTATTTGTATATTGCGAAATAGAAGAAGGTAACGTTTTAGACGTCAGCCTCGAACTTCTGACCAAAGGTCGTTCGTTAGCCAACCAGTTGAACTGTCAGCTCGAAGCAGTGGTTGCCGGAACCGGCCTCAAAGAGATTGAAAAACAAATCCTTCCTTACGGAGTAGACAAACTTCACGTTTTCGACGGCGAAGGACTTTACCCTTATACTTCACTCCCCCACACGTCTATTCTGGTAAACCTTTTCAAAGAGGAACAGCCGCAAATCTGTCTGATGGGTGCCACTGTGATCGGTCGTGACCTCGGTCCGCGCGTTTCTTCTGCTTTGACCAGCGGATTGACTGCCGACTGTACTTCACTTGAAATCGGTGACCACGAAGACAAGAAAGAAGGCAAGACTTACAAAAACCTGTTGTATCAGATCCGTCCGGCTTTCGGCGGTAACATCGTTGCTACGATTGTGAACCCGGAACACCGCCCGCAGATGGCAACCGTTCGCGAAGGTGTGATGAAGAAAGAAATCCTCTCTCCTACTTATCAAGGAGAAGTGATCCGTCACGATGTGAAAAAATACGTAGCCGATACGGACTATGTAGTGAAAGTTATCGAACGCCACGTAGAAAAGGCTAAGAACAACCTGAAAGGTTCTCCGATCATCGTAGCCGGTGGATACGGAGTAGGTTCGAAAGAAAACTTCGACCTGTTGTTCGACCTCGCTAAAGAACTTCATGCAGAAGTAGGTGCCAGCCGTGCTGCTGTCGACGCAGGTTTCGCAGATCACGACCGCCAGATCGGTCAGACAGGTGTTACGGTTCGTCCGAAACTCTACATCGCTTGCGGTATCTCCGGACAGATTCAGCATATCGCCGGTATGCAGGAAAGTGGTATCATCATCTCCATCAACAACGACCCGGATGCTCCGATCAACACGATTGCCGATTACGTAATCAACGGAACTATCGAAGAAGTTGTGCCGAAGATGATTAAGTATTATAAACAAAATAGCAAGTAA
- a CDS encoding chaperone modulator CbpM, producing MQTELIIVSEYCHKCHIEPSFIDLLEEGGLINVHTEGGEHYLLLSELPNVERYSRMYYDLSINMEGIDAIHHLLEKMEDMRREMSSLRKQLLLYREREIEDMDW from the coding sequence ATGCAGACCGAATTAATTATTGTCAGTGAATACTGTCACAAATGTCATATTGAGCCTTCATTCATCGACTTGTTGGAAGAGGGCGGTTTGATTAACGTACATACCGAAGGCGGCGAACATTATCTGCTTTTGTCGGAACTCCCGAACGTGGAACGTTACAGTAGAATGTACTACGACTTATCCATCAATATGGAAGGTATCGATGCCATTCATCATTTACTGGAAAAGATGGAAGACATGAGACGCGAAATGAGTTCGCTTCGCAAACAACTTCTGCTGTACCGAGAACGGGAAATAGAAGATATGGACTGGTAA
- a CDS encoding acyl-CoA dehydrogenase family protein, producing the protein MANYYTDIPELKFHLNNPMMKRICELKERNYRDKDEFDYAPLDFEDAVDSYDKVLEITGEITGEIIAPNAEGVDTEGPHCANGRVEYASGTKQNLDAMVKAGLNGMTMPRKFGGLNFPITPYTMCAEIVAAADAGFGNIWSLQDCIETLYEFGNSDQHSRFIPRICQGETMSMDLTEPDAGSDLQSVMLKATYSEKDGCWLLNGVKRFITNGDADIHLVLARSEEGTRDGRGLSMFIYDKRQGGVNVRRIENKLGIHGSPTCELVYKNAKAELCGDRKLGLIKYVMALMNGARLGIAAQSVGLSQAAYNEGLAYAKDRKQFGKAIIEFPAVYDMLAIMKGKLDAGRALLYQTSRYVDIYKALDDIARERKLTPEERQEQKKYAKLADSFTPLAKGMNSEYANQNAYDCIQIHGGSGFMMEYACQRIYRDARITSIYEGTTQLQTVAAIRYVTNGSYIATIREFEAIPCSPDMEPLMSRLKKMADKFEASTNAVKEAQDQELLDFTARKLVEMAADIIMCHLLIQDASKASELFSKSAHVYLNYAEAEVEKHSNFIKNFDKEDLAFYKK; encoded by the coding sequence ATGGCTAATTATTATACAGACATACCGGAACTCAAGTTTCACTTGAACAATCCGATGATGAAACGTATTTGCGAACTCAAAGAACGCAATTACAGAGATAAAGATGAATTCGACTATGCTCCGCTGGACTTCGAAGATGCTGTAGACTCTTACGACAAAGTGTTGGAGATTACCGGAGAAATCACAGGAGAAATCATTGCCCCTAACGCAGAAGGCGTGGACACAGAAGGACCTCACTGTGCCAATGGTCGCGTAGAATATGCTTCGGGAACCAAACAAAACCTGGACGCAATGGTGAAAGCCGGCTTGAATGGTATGACCATGCCACGTAAGTTCGGCGGTCTGAACTTCCCGATCACCCCATACACCATGTGCGCGGAAATCGTGGCTGCTGCCGACGCTGGTTTCGGGAACATCTGGTCATTGCAAGACTGTATCGAAACTCTTTATGAGTTTGGTAACTCCGACCAACACAGCCGCTTTATCCCGCGCATCTGCCAAGGTGAAACCATGTCAATGGACTTGACAGAACCGGATGCAGGTTCCGACCTTCAATCTGTTATGCTGAAAGCTACTTACAGCGAAAAAGACGGATGCTGGTTGCTGAACGGTGTGAAACGTTTCATCACGAACGGCGACGCCGATATTCATCTCGTACTGGCACGTTCGGAAGAAGGGACAAGAGACGGTCGTGGTTTGTCCATGTTCATCTATGACAAACGTCAGGGTGGCGTGAACGTACGTCGTATCGAAAACAAACTCGGTATCCACGGTTCTCCTACCTGCGAATTGGTATATAAGAATGCAAAAGCTGAACTTTGCGGTGACCGCAAACTCGGTTTGATTAAATACGTAATGGCTTTGATGAACGGTGCCCGTCTGGGTATTGCCGCACAATCTGTAGGATTGAGCCAGGCAGCTTACAATGAGGGGTTGGCATACGCTAAAGACCGTAAGCAGTTCGGAAAAGCAATTATCGAATTCCCGGCTGTGTATGACATGCTGGCTATCATGAAAGGCAAACTGGATGCCGGACGTGCTTTACTGTATCAAACATCTCGCTACGTAGACATCTACAAAGCATTGGACGACATCGCCCGCGAACGTAAACTGACTCCGGAAGAACGCCAGGAACAGAAGAAATATGCTAAATTAGCAGACAGCTTTACTCCGCTGGCTAAAGGTATGAACTCTGAATATGCGAACCAAAACGCTTACGACTGTATTCAGATTCACGGTGGTTCAGGTTTCATGATGGAATATGCCTGTCAACGCATCTATCGCGACGCACGCATCACCAGCATCTACGAAGGAACTACCCAGTTGCAGACCGTAGCCGCTATCCGTTACGTGACCAATGGTTCTTACATCGCTACTATCCGCGAGTTTGAAGCTATTCCTTGCTCACCGGACATGGAACCACTGATGTCTCGTCTGAAAAAGATGGCTGACAAATTCGAAGCAAGCACCAATGCAGTGAAAGAAGCACAAGACCAGGAATTGCTTGACTTCACCGCTCGCAAACTGGTAGAAATGGCTGCTGACATTATCATGTGTCACCTGCTGATTCAGGATGCCAGCAAGGCTTCCGAACTGTTCTCCAAATCTGCACATGTATATTTGAACTATGCAGAAGCGGAAGTAGAAAAGCACTCAAACTTCATCAAGAACTTCGATAAAGAAGACTTGGCATTCTACAAAAAGTAA